From Skermanella sp. TT6, a single genomic window includes:
- a CDS encoding Trm112 family protein — protein MSDTKPGSAAKVDPKLLEILVCPLTKGPLRYDSAAQELISDRAGLAYPIRDGIPIMLVDEARTLDADTAHPTHSQPAGGQSSKTASH, from the coding sequence GTGAGCGATACCAAACCGGGTTCGGCGGCCAAGGTCGACCCCAAGCTTCTGGAAATCCTGGTCTGCCCGCTGACCAAGGGACCGCTCCGCTACGACTCGGCGGCTCAGGAACTGATCAGCGACCGGGCGGGACTGGCCTATCCGATCCGCGACGGCATTCCCATCATGCTGGTGGACGAGGCGCGGACGTTGGACGCCGACACCGCGCACCCCACCCATTCGCAGCCGGCCGGGGGCCAGTCCTCCAAGACGGCGAGCCACTGA
- a CDS encoding pyridoxal phosphate-dependent aminotransferase — MTTGPDIRPAITALPNSLIGVVANYGRGRDGLIPLWFGEGDVPTPGFVMDAAYQAMRDGHVFYTWQRGLPELRDALSAYHRRTYGADVGTDRITVTGSGMSAIALSMQSLIDAGDEVVVVSPVWPNVFASIRIMGGVVRQVPLALENGKWTLDPDRLFDACGPRTRMIFVNSPCNPTGWTIGTDDQRRIMEFARERGLWVMADEVYSRLVYDGGLDGSGRAPSFLDVSEPEDKLLVINSFSKNWAMTGWRLGWVVAPAEMGQIYEKMIQFNTSGVPGFVQKAGLAALEQGEPFLEEMVERCRTGRDIVCSALESLPRVRVQRPDAAFYAFFSVEGAGDSLKLAKRIVDEALVGLAPGAAFGDGGEGYLRLCFASSPECLSQAMERLVPLLR, encoded by the coding sequence ATGACCACCGGTCCCGACATCCGTCCCGCGATCACGGCCCTGCCCAACAGCCTCATCGGCGTCGTCGCCAACTATGGCCGGGGCCGCGACGGCCTGATCCCGCTGTGGTTCGGCGAAGGCGACGTGCCGACGCCGGGCTTCGTCATGGACGCGGCGTACCAGGCGATGCGCGACGGCCATGTCTTCTACACCTGGCAGCGCGGCCTGCCGGAACTGCGGGATGCCCTGTCGGCCTACCACCGCCGGACCTACGGCGCCGACGTCGGCACCGACCGGATCACGGTGACCGGCTCCGGCATGTCGGCCATCGCCCTGTCGATGCAGAGCCTGATCGATGCGGGCGACGAGGTCGTCGTGGTCTCCCCCGTGTGGCCCAACGTGTTCGCCAGCATCAGGATCATGGGCGGCGTGGTGCGGCAGGTGCCGCTGGCGCTGGAGAACGGGAAATGGACGCTGGACCCGGACCGGCTGTTCGACGCCTGCGGCCCGCGCACCCGGATGATCTTCGTCAACTCGCCCTGCAATCCGACCGGCTGGACCATCGGGACGGATGACCAGCGGCGGATCATGGAGTTCGCCCGCGAGCGCGGCCTGTGGGTCATGGCCGACGAGGTCTATTCCCGCCTGGTGTACGACGGCGGCCTGGACGGCAGCGGCCGCGCCCCCTCGTTCCTCGACGTCTCGGAGCCGGAGGACAAGCTGCTGGTGATCAACAGCTTCTCCAAGAACTGGGCGATGACGGGCTGGCGGCTCGGCTGGGTCGTCGCCCCGGCGGAGATGGGTCAGATCTACGAGAAGATGATCCAGTTCAACACCTCGGGCGTCCCGGGCTTCGTCCAGAAGGCGGGCCTGGCCGCCCTGGAACAGGGCGAGCCGTTCCTGGAGGAGATGGTCGAGCGGTGCCGGACCGGCCGCGACATCGTCTGCTCCGCGCTGGAGTCCCTACCGCGCGTGCGCGTCCAGCGGCCCGACGCGGCCTTCTACGCCTTCTTCTCGGTCGAAGGGGCCGGCGACAGCCTGAAACTGGCGAAGCGCATCGTGGACGAGGCCCTGGTCGGCCTCGCCCCGGGAGCCGCCTTCGGCGACGGCGGCGAGGGCTACCTGCGGCTCTGCTTCGCCAGCTCGCCGGAATGCCTTTCGCAGGCCATGGAGCGCCTGGTCCCCCTCCTGCGCTGA
- a CDS encoding DsbE family thiol:disulfide interchange protein codes for MRRLIYILPLVLFVVLAGYFAVGLTRDPAVVPSALIDKPVPEFALPPLLNDGRGLATSDLKGQVQLVNVFASWCVPCRVEHPVLMRLAREQGVTVKAINYKDKPEDAVRWLNQGGNPYAAIGADQDGRVSIDWGVYGVPETYVIDAEGRIRYKVVGPVMPDEVERTILPLIRELQG; via the coding sequence ATGCGTCGCCTGATCTACATCCTGCCGCTGGTCCTGTTCGTGGTCCTGGCCGGGTATTTCGCCGTCGGCCTGACCCGCGATCCCGCGGTCGTGCCGTCGGCCCTGATCGACAAGCCGGTGCCGGAATTCGCCCTGCCGCCTCTGCTGAACGACGGCAGGGGACTGGCGACGTCCGACCTCAAGGGCCAGGTCCAGCTGGTCAACGTGTTCGCCTCCTGGTGCGTGCCCTGCCGGGTCGAGCATCCCGTGCTGATGCGCCTCGCCCGGGAGCAGGGGGTCACCGTCAAGGCGATCAACTACAAGGACAAGCCGGAGGACGCGGTCCGATGGCTGAACCAGGGCGGCAATCCCTATGCCGCCATCGGCGCCGACCAGGACGGCAGGGTGTCGATCGACTGGGGCGTCTACGGCGTGCCGGAGACCTACGTTATCGATGCCGAGGGCCGGATCCGCTACAAGGTCGTGGGTCCCGTGATGCCGGACGAGGTCGAGCGCACCATCCTGCCGCTGATCAGGGAGCTCCAGGGATGA
- a CDS encoding HipA domain-containing protein: MTGVGPELVSCGFTRKTSAKALGLAPTLKYENEGGPGARAVVTLLRSVSGRPEEDMHRFVDAMAFNWLIAGTDAHARNYSLLIGAAGRGRLAPLYDIASAPPYGDLDPQRLKLAMKIGGEYRLRDVGVRQWRKSTVELGLDPDRVLARVVELAGMISGHMAEVRLRAQEDGLDHPLAGLLADAITARARHCAGMLAEPANRG, encoded by the coding sequence ATGACCGGCGTTGGACCGGAACTGGTTTCCTGCGGGTTCACCAGGAAGACATCTGCCAAAGCCCTGGGGCTTGCCCCGACCTTGAAGTACGAGAACGAGGGCGGCCCCGGTGCCCGCGCCGTCGTCACCCTGCTCCGCTCGGTTTCGGGACGGCCCGAGGAGGACATGCACCGTTTCGTCGATGCCATGGCTTTCAATTGGCTGATCGCCGGCACGGATGCCCATGCCAGGAACTATTCGCTGCTGATCGGCGCAGCCGGGCGCGGCCGTCTGGCTCCGCTCTACGACATCGCCAGCGCGCCGCCTTACGGCGACCTCGACCCCCAGCGCCTGAAGCTCGCGATGAAGATCGGCGGCGAGTACCGACTCCGCGACGTCGGTGTGCGTCAATGGCGGAAATCGACCGTGGAACTCGGCCTTGATCCGGACAGGGTCCTGGCCCGTGTCGTCGAACTCGCCGGGATGATAAGCGGGCATATGGCGGAGGTTCGTCTGCGCGCGCAGGAGGACGGCCTGGATCACCCCCTCGCCGGGCTGCTGGCGGACGCGATCACGGCAAGGGCACGCCATTGCGCCGGCATGCTTGCGGAACCGGCAAATCGGGGCTGA
- a CDS encoding DinB family protein: protein MTPEHFRTLARYNAWANRHLYDACAALSDAEFRKPRQAFFGSILGTLNHVLVADRVWLGRLEGVPSGIAALDQILYGDLADLAAARTAEDARITALVDGYGAGELGRDLVYRTMAGTEHRTPVVWVLSHLFNHQTHHRGQAHGLLSQTAVPPSPLDLIYFLREREADVTADRA, encoded by the coding sequence ATGACGCCAGAACATTTCCGCACCCTCGCCCGCTACAACGCCTGGGCCAACAGGCACCTCTATGACGCCTGCGCGGCCCTTTCCGACGCCGAGTTCCGCAAGCCTCGGCAGGCCTTCTTCGGCTCCATCCTGGGTACGCTCAACCATGTGCTGGTGGCAGACCGGGTCTGGCTCGGCCGTCTCGAAGGCGTGCCGTCCGGCATCGCCGCCCTCGACCAGATCCTGTACGGGGACCTGGCCGACCTGGCCGCCGCCCGCACCGCCGAGGACGCGCGGATCACGGCCCTGGTGGACGGCTACGGTGCCGGCGAGCTCGGCCGCGACCTTGTCTACCGGACGATGGCGGGAACCGAGCACCGCACGCCGGTGGTCTGGGTGCTGTCCCACCTGTTCAATCACCAGACCCACCACCGCGGCCAGGCCCACGGCCTGCTGTCGCAGACCGCCGTGCCCCCTTCCCCGCTCGACCTGATCTATTTCCTGCGGGAGCGGGAGGCGGACGTCACCGCGGATCGCGCTTGA
- the ccmE gene encoding cytochrome c maturation protein CcmE: protein MTRKKRRLYMLGLALLGLGTATALALTAFEDNLVFFYSPSDLAAQQVGERSFRLGGLVEENSVKRLPDGLTIEFRVTDTARSVPVTYAGIVPDLFREGQGVVAEGRLRPDGVFVAREVLAKHDENYMPPEVADALTRAGAPQHATKSLEAPVPASATAPLTPAPKE, encoded by the coding sequence ATGACCCGCAAGAAACGCCGCCTCTACATGCTGGGCCTCGCCCTGCTGGGCCTGGGCACCGCGACCGCGCTGGCGCTGACCGCGTTCGAGGACAACCTGGTCTTCTTCTACAGCCCGTCCGACCTCGCGGCCCAGCAGGTCGGCGAGCGCAGCTTCCGCCTCGGCGGGCTGGTGGAGGAGAACAGCGTCAAGCGCCTGCCCGACGGCCTGACGATCGAGTTCCGGGTCACCGACACCGCCCGGTCCGTTCCCGTGACCTATGCCGGCATCGTGCCCGACCTGTTCCGCGAGGGGCAGGGCGTCGTCGCCGAGGGCCGGCTGCGGCCCGACGGCGTGTTCGTCGCGCGCGAGGTGCTGGCCAAGCACGACGAGAACTACATGCCGCCCGAGGTGGCGGACGCGCTGACCCGCGCCGGCGCCCCCCAGCACGCGACCAAGTCGCTGGAAGCACCCGTGCCGGCGTCCGCGACGGCTCCCCTGACTCCCGCCCCCAAGGAGTAA
- a CDS encoding prolyl-tRNA synthetase associated domain-containing protein: MLPTSPEQLIAYLDGLGIETTTHSHPPVFTVEEAQALRGTLPGGHCKNLFLKDKKGRLWLVVALEDSAVDLKTLDKRIGSARLSFGNGDLLREVLGVRPGSVTPFAVINDTGHRVTVVLEKAMMAHDLLNYHPLDNGRTTAIRSADLLRFLSSTGHEAVVADLAG; this comes from the coding sequence ATGCTGCCCACCTCGCCGGAACAGCTCATAGCGTACCTGGATGGCCTGGGCATAGAGACCACCACCCATTCCCATCCGCCGGTCTTCACGGTGGAGGAGGCGCAGGCGCTGCGCGGGACGCTGCCGGGCGGCCATTGCAAGAACCTGTTCCTGAAGGACAAGAAGGGCCGCCTGTGGCTGGTCGTCGCACTGGAGGACAGCGCGGTGGACCTGAAGACCCTGGACAAGCGGATCGGCTCCGCCCGCCTGTCGTTCGGCAACGGCGACCTGCTGCGGGAGGTGCTGGGCGTCCGGCCCGGCTCGGTGACGCCCTTCGCCGTGATCAACGACACCGGGCACCGGGTCACCGTGGTGCTGGAAAAAGCCATGATGGCGCACGACCTGCTGAACTACCATCCGCTCGACAACGGCCGGACGACGGCGATCCGCTCGGCCGACCTGCTCAGGTTCCTCTCCTCCACCGGACACGAGGCCGTGGTCGCCGACCTTGCTGGATAA
- a CDS encoding LON peptidase substrate-binding domain-containing protein has product MSPNPFDPSFDQLPEIISIFPLTGVLLLPRGKLPLNIFEPRYLAMTDDALSGNRMIGIIQPSDPLSRASAPPVYPIGCAGRITSFSETDDGRYLITLTGVCRFEIVRELPIVRGYRRVTASWERFAGDLAEPGPALFDRARLVEGLRTYFKIQGISANWDAIEATPDERLVTSLAMICPFEPSEKQALLECGTLSERAGMMIAIIEMAVLDKRDGDTMARH; this is encoded by the coding sequence ATGAGCCCAAACCCGTTCGACCCATCCTTCGACCAACTGCCGGAAATCATTTCGATTTTTCCGCTCACCGGGGTGCTGCTCCTGCCCCGGGGCAAGTTGCCGCTGAACATCTTCGAGCCCCGCTACCTGGCGATGACCGACGATGCGCTGTCCGGCAACCGGATGATCGGCATTATCCAGCCGTCGGATCCCCTGAGCCGCGCCAGCGCGCCGCCGGTCTATCCGATCGGCTGCGCCGGCCGGATCACCAGCTTCAGCGAGACCGACGACGGCCGCTACCTGATCACGCTGACCGGCGTCTGCCGGTTCGAGATCGTGCGCGAGCTGCCGATCGTGCGCGGCTACCGCCGCGTCACGGCCTCGTGGGAGCGCTTCGCCGGCGACCTGGCGGAGCCGGGTCCCGCCCTGTTCGACAGGGCGCGGCTGGTCGAGGGATTGCGGACATATTTCAAGATCCAGGGCATCTCGGCCAATTGGGACGCGATCGAGGCGACGCCGGACGAGCGTCTGGTGACGTCGCTCGCCATGATCTGCCCGTTCGAGCCGTCGGAGAAGCAGGCCCTGCTGGAATGCGGTACGCTGTCCGAACGGGCCGGCATGATGATCGCCATCATCGAAATGGCTGTCCTGGACAAGCGGGACGGCGATACCATGGCGCGGCACTGA
- a CDS encoding helix-turn-helix domain-containing protein produces the protein MTDAEVARRAGLTEPRYGHYVAGTRRPDYATLLRLCQVLGTSPNDLLGFDAPPDAESARLRMEDELPVHARALSDDDLSLTIKQVKLLIKRRRKNPPKA, from the coding sequence ATGACCGACGCGGAAGTGGCGCGTCGGGCCGGTCTGACGGAACCTCGCTACGGCCACTATGTCGCGGGTACGCGCCGTCCCGACTACGCCACCCTTCTGCGCCTCTGCCAGGTACTGGGGACGTCGCCCAACGATTTGCTGGGGTTCGATGCGCCGCCCGACGCGGAGAGCGCTCGCCTGCGGATGGAAGACGAATTGCCGGTTCATGCCCGCGCGTTGTCCGACGACGATCTGTCGCTGACAATCAAGCAGGTGAAGCTGTTGATCAAGCGTCGCCGGAAAAATCCGCCCAAAGCCTGA
- a CDS encoding gamma-butyrobetaine hydroxylase-like domain-containing protein — protein MTPASGSGADESFATDPFGTRHWPVEVRLKKAEKRLEIEFDDGRRFSLPAELLRVESPSAEVQGHGPNQKQIVSGRRHVGIMGLEPVGNYAIRIQFDDMHDSGIFSWKYLYELGERQEELWSTYLRELETRGLKRDPR, from the coding sequence ATGACGCCCGCGTCAGGCAGCGGTGCGGACGAGTCCTTCGCCACCGATCCGTTCGGCACGCGGCACTGGCCGGTGGAAGTGCGGCTGAAGAAGGCGGAAAAGCGGCTGGAGATCGAATTCGACGACGGCCGCCGCTTCTCGCTGCCGGCCGAACTGCTGCGGGTCGAAAGCCCGTCGGCGGAGGTCCAGGGCCACGGCCCCAACCAGAAGCAGATCGTCTCGGGCCGCCGGCATGTCGGCATCATGGGGCTGGAGCCGGTCGGCAACTACGCGATCCGCATCCAGTTCGACGACATGCACGACAGCGGCATCTTCTCCTGGAAGTACCTGTACGAGCTGGGGGAACGCCAGGAAGAACTCTGGTCCACCTATCTCCGGGAACTGGAGACGCGCGGCCTCAAGCGCGATCCGCGGTGA
- a CDS encoding cytochrome c-type biogenesis protein, protein MRAHLRAGLAALLLSLSLALPALAVQPDEVMKDPAMEARAREISKELRCLVCQNQSIDDSNAPLARDLRVLVRQRLAAGDDDAGVLDYVTARYGDYVLLRPPFKASTYVLWIGPAVVLLLGGLGAALFLHGRQRAVAGGETAAPLTPEERQRLDRLLREDT, encoded by the coding sequence ATGAGGGCGCACCTGCGGGCCGGCCTCGCCGCCCTCCTCCTGTCTCTTTCCTTGGCCCTGCCCGCCCTGGCGGTCCAGCCCGACGAGGTGATGAAGGACCCGGCGATGGAGGCGCGGGCGCGCGAGATCAGCAAGGAACTGCGCTGCCTGGTCTGCCAGAACCAGTCGATCGACGACAGCAACGCGCCGCTCGCCCGCGACCTGCGGGTGCTGGTGCGCCAGCGGCTGGCGGCGGGCGACGACGACGCCGGGGTGCTCGACTACGTCACCGCGCGCTACGGCGACTACGTGCTGCTGCGCCCGCCCTTCAAGGCCAGCACCTACGTGCTGTGGATCGGACCGGCGGTCGTGCTGCTGCTGGGCGGGCTCGGCGCGGCGCTGTTCCTGCACGGCCGTCAGCGCGCCGTGGCCGGGGGCGAGACCGCCGCCCCGCTGACTCCCGAGGAACGCCAGCGGCTCGACCGGCTGCTGCGCGAGGATACCTGA
- a CDS encoding heme lyase CcmF/NrfE family subunit encodes MIPELGHYALVLALFLALVQATLPLIGAARGDAAWMEVAKPAAIGQFAMILVSFLALTYAYVVSDFSVLNVVENSHSMKPMLYKVSGVWGNHEGSMVLWVLILALFGAAVALFGRNLPPTLKARVLSVQAMIGIGFLLFILATSNPFIRIDPAPLDGTDLNPLLQDPGLAFHPPFLYFGYVGFSMAFSFAVAALIEGRVDPAWARWVRPWTLAAWSGLTLGIALGSWWAYYELGWGGWWFWDPVENASFMPWLAGTALLHSAIVVEKRDALKSWTILLAILTFALSLIGTFLVRSGVLTSVHAFAVDPARGVFILVLLVIATAGALLLYAIRAPSMKMGGLFAPVSREGSLVLNNLLLSTATATVFLGTLYPLFLDAIGAGKVSVGPPFFNSTFIPLMVPLVAAMSVGPLLAWKRADLAGALARLKFAALLTVICVLGALYAYQGGPVLALLGVAMAAWAFFGAIVEVADRVRLFRAPLGESWRRAKGLPRSSWGMTIAHAGMGVAIAGMTGSAAWMTERIQLMRPGDTAQIAGYEIRFDEVHQQQVANYQAKSATFTVIRDGRVIATMHPEERWFPVARMSTTEAAIRTNWVSDLYVVLGQEQEGTGGYATRLYHHPLVPWIWIGCVIMVAGGCVSLSDRRFRIGVPERRRSRPPVPQPAE; translated from the coding sequence GTGATCCCCGAACTGGGCCATTACGCCCTGGTCCTGGCACTGTTCCTGGCGCTGGTCCAGGCGACCCTGCCGCTGATCGGCGCCGCGCGCGGCGACGCCGCCTGGATGGAGGTGGCGAAGCCGGCCGCGATCGGCCAGTTCGCCATGATCCTGGTCAGCTTCCTGGCGCTGACCTACGCCTACGTGGTGTCCGACTTCAGCGTGCTGAACGTGGTCGAGAACAGCCATTCCATGAAGCCGATGCTCTACAAGGTGTCGGGCGTCTGGGGCAATCACGAGGGCTCCATGGTTCTGTGGGTGCTGATCCTGGCCCTGTTCGGGGCCGCGGTCGCCCTGTTCGGCCGCAACCTGCCGCCGACGCTGAAGGCGCGGGTCCTGTCGGTCCAGGCGATGATCGGCATCGGCTTCCTGCTGTTCATCCTGGCGACCAGCAACCCCTTCATCCGGATCGATCCGGCCCCGCTCGACGGAACCGACCTCAACCCGCTGCTGCAGGACCCCGGCCTCGCCTTCCACCCGCCGTTCCTGTATTTCGGCTATGTCGGCTTCTCCATGGCCTTCTCCTTCGCCGTGGCCGCCCTGATCGAGGGCAGGGTCGATCCCGCCTGGGCGCGCTGGGTGCGGCCCTGGACGCTGGCCGCCTGGTCCGGCCTGACGCTCGGCATCGCGCTGGGGTCGTGGTGGGCCTATTACGAGCTGGGCTGGGGCGGCTGGTGGTTCTGGGACCCGGTCGAGAACGCCTCCTTCATGCCCTGGCTGGCCGGCACCGCGCTGCTGCACTCCGCCATCGTGGTGGAGAAGCGCGACGCGCTGAAGAGCTGGACCATCCTGCTGGCGATCCTGACCTTCGCGCTGTCGCTGATCGGCACCTTCCTGGTCCGGTCGGGCGTGCTGACCTCGGTCCACGCCTTCGCGGTCGACCCCGCCCGCGGCGTCTTCATCCTGGTGCTGCTCGTGATCGCCACGGCGGGGGCGCTGCTGCTCTACGCGATCCGAGCCCCGTCCATGAAGATGGGCGGGCTGTTCGCCCCGGTCAGCCGCGAGGGCTCGCTGGTGCTGAACAACCTGCTGCTGTCCACCGCGACCGCGACCGTGTTCCTGGGCACGCTCTACCCGCTGTTCCTGGACGCGATCGGCGCCGGCAAGGTCTCGGTCGGGCCGCCCTTCTTCAATTCGACCTTCATCCCGCTGATGGTGCCGCTGGTTGCCGCCATGTCGGTCGGGCCGCTGCTGGCGTGGAAGCGCGCCGACCTGGCCGGCGCGCTGGCGCGGCTGAAGTTCGCGGCCCTGCTGACCGTGATCTGCGTGCTGGGCGCCCTCTACGCCTACCAGGGCGGGCCGGTGCTGGCGCTGCTCGGCGTGGCGATGGCGGCCTGGGCCTTCTTCGGCGCCATCGTGGAGGTGGCCGACCGGGTCAGGCTGTTCCGCGCGCCCCTGGGGGAGAGCTGGCGCCGCGCCAAGGGGCTGCCGCGGTCGAGCTGGGGCATGACCATCGCCCATGCCGGCATGGGAGTCGCGATCGCCGGCATGACCGGGTCGGCCGCCTGGATGACCGAGCGCATCCAGCTGATGCGGCCGGGCGACACCGCGCAGATCGCCGGCTACGAGATCCGGTTCGACGAGGTCCACCAGCAGCAGGTCGCCAACTACCAGGCCAAGTCGGCCACCTTCACGGTGATCCGCGACGGCCGGGTGATCGCGACGATGCACCCGGAGGAGCGCTGGTTCCCGGTGGCCCGCATGTCGACCACCGAGGCCGCGATCCGGACCAACTGGGTATCGGACCTCTATGTCGTGCTGGGCCAGGAGCAGGAGGGCACCGGCGGCTATGCCACCCGCCTGTACCATCACCCGCTGGTCCCGTGGATCTGGATCGGCTGCGTGATCATGGTGGCGGGAGGCTGCGTCTCGCTCAGCGACCGGCGCTTCCGGATCGGCGTGCCGGAACGCCGGCGGAGCCGTCCGCCCGTGCCCCAGCCGGCCGAATAG
- the trxA gene encoding thioredoxin, producing MQTMFNMPGAPGGGPKPAADLIKDTSDRAFMADVIEASRTVPVIVDFWAPWCGPCKQLGPLLEKTVKAAKGAVKMVKINIDENPQVAGQLRIQSIPAVYAFFQGRPVDGFVGAQQESQIKQFVDRLAKLSGGADDGGLQEALDAAAQALEAGDAATASEIYSQILGVEPTNAAAYAGLVRCLVTAQDFARAREMLDGAPPELAKAPELAAVRSALDLAEQSAAAGPVPELMDRIARNPDDHQTRFDLAMALYAGNKRDAAVEELLEIVRRDREWNDQQARKQLVKFFEAFGPTDKLTVMARRKLSSILFS from the coding sequence ATGCAGACCATGTTCAATATGCCCGGCGCGCCGGGTGGCGGGCCCAAGCCGGCCGCCGACCTGATCAAGGACACCAGCGACCGCGCCTTCATGGCCGACGTCATCGAGGCCTCGCGCACGGTGCCCGTGATCGTCGATTTCTGGGCGCCCTGGTGCGGCCCCTGCAAGCAGCTCGGCCCCCTGCTGGAAAAGACCGTCAAGGCCGCCAAGGGCGCCGTGAAGATGGTCAAGATCAACATCGACGAGAACCCGCAGGTCGCGGGCCAGCTCCGCATCCAGTCGATCCCGGCGGTCTACGCCTTCTTCCAGGGCCGGCCGGTGGACGGTTTCGTCGGTGCCCAGCAGGAGTCGCAGATCAAGCAGTTCGTCGATCGGCTGGCCAAGCTGTCCGGCGGGGCCGACGACGGCGGGCTCCAGGAAGCGCTCGACGCCGCCGCCCAGGCGCTGGAGGCGGGGGACGCCGCCACCGCCAGCGAGATCTACAGCCAGATCCTGGGGGTCGAGCCGACCAACGCCGCCGCCTACGCCGGGCTGGTGCGCTGCCTCGTGACGGCCCAGGATTTCGCCCGCGCCCGCGAGATGCTGGACGGCGCGCCGCCCGAGCTGGCCAAGGCACCCGAGCTGGCAGCCGTCCGCAGCGCGCTGGACCTGGCCGAGCAGAGCGCCGCGGCCGGCCCGGTTCCGGAGCTGATGGACCGGATCGCCCGCAACCCCGACGACCACCAGACCCGCTTCGACCTCGCCATGGCGCTTTACGCCGGCAACAAGCGTGACGCCGCGGTGGAGGAGCTGTTGGAGATCGTGCGCCGTGACCGGGAATGGAACGATCAGCAGGCCCGCAAGCAGCTCGTGAAATTTTTCGAGGCTTTTGGGCCGACTGACAAGCTGACCGTCATGGCAAGACGGAAGTTGTCATCTATCTTATTTTCATGA
- the ccmD gene encoding heme exporter protein CcmD, with product MAEFFSMGGYAAYVWPAYGVAAVFLVGMLVVSLRGLRRHEALLKTLETSRPRRRDRNRRDGATAPSAPAPSGLPAAEGHEG from the coding sequence ATGGCTGAGTTCTTTTCGATGGGCGGCTATGCCGCCTATGTCTGGCCGGCCTACGGGGTCGCGGCCGTCTTTCTCGTGGGCATGCTGGTCGTCAGCCTGCGCGGCCTCCGCCGTCACGAAGCGCTGCTGAAGACCCTGGAGACGAGCCGCCCGCGACGGCGCGACCGGAACCGGCGCGACGGCGCGACCGCCCCATCGGCCCCGGCACCGTCGGGCTTGCCCGCCGCGGAAGGACACGAAGGATGA
- a CDS encoding DUF1127 domain-containing protein, which produces MQRLTDTLKTWKYRIVSRRELMDLDAHMLRDIGLTDLEAQTEASKPFWRA; this is translated from the coding sequence ATGCAGCGGTTGACCGACACCCTGAAGACTTGGAAGTACCGCATCGTCAGCCGTCGTGAACTGATGGACCTGGATGCCCACATGCTGCGCGACATCGGCCTGACCGACCTGGAAGCCCAGACGGAAGCCTCGAAGCCCTTCTGGCGCGCCTGA